One Thalassotalea sediminis DNA segment encodes these proteins:
- a CDS encoding AAA family ATPase, which translates to MKILSLRFENINSLKGQWFIDFSASPFDECALFAITGDTGAGKTTILDAICLALYHQTPRISVSESQNQLMTRHTANCLAEVEFEVNGQGYRAFWSQRRAKNQLDGKLQKQVTELAYRDGRIIANKISDVKQHIEQITGLNFSRFTKSMMLSQGQFAAFLNASDKDRAELLEQLTGTEIYSIISQQVYENFRQAKEQLTLSKSHLEQLELLDEATKQSYEQEQALLATEEATFIKQRQDWSQLADKLRQQHELEQQSVKAEHVLKAANELAQENAQQLAKLTLAEPAEELRNVFGDFKLHQAQLQELNSAIEQKNTNMAELEKAVNEQQDALAAYQKLHDSTLETIANKESLLVSQVIPLDSQLSLIKEQKENTQQAITQSIEAQKNAEQQLSQVAQEQQRQQAQFSQLQQRLQRVAYADTLSNKLPLWRHQEQSLLQQAQQQTTLLDKYKKNEEQYQQAINQEKSLLADIEAEKTPLQQQQSQLQDTIERQKALLATFDCQTENELHQLASTKQQFGQRLNDCLNSAANIATTEQHVIEVNQQILAKTQQLQTTERSLIDCRERFKAVKQQLKDVELIVNQQQAILSLAHHRANLLPNDACPLCGATEHPLIEEYQQVQPDEHQQRLTALSSDLQRIEKEGKGINSDYDRLASAIETLKNQQQSLLQQQASNVQQLAEKSDYLPENTVVTDNSSTINNLNQLLVSNNTSIEKLNEALGKLTIINREVEQLQQTIQAAQKQYDEKINQQTLTTNQIAAQQQSLQQLTQQIQESEQQCVASTQQLKADISSIVGDEPLPFMSTDGESIELGKFSQWLADKSTLLEGWRQDKEMLVSIEKSLVEFNHQFAQFTQQIERLKQEKEKQQQQLISINSELDTLYKKRSELVGEAAVEDIRADLDLQKTEANNVLKLKQEGLQEVHAQLTSTRAIVVNLTEQLQQQKVKLEQATTAWEKALSQSQFTTLEDVESALMGSSERQKIATIAKEIEQKHQQAEHLKNDVSNRKAMLLPEIAALKKREIHAEDVSQCQDKLANIERSLKELQLNLGRIQATLAQDEKQRKKQLTLIDDIEKSQQHHDDLSHLNGLIGSASGDKFRRFAQGLTLNHLVYLANHRLEKLHGRYLLQCNSEEKLALAVIDTWQADTVRDTKTLSGGESFLVSLALALALSDLASAKTQIDSLFLDEGFGTLDNETLEIALDALDNLNASGKMIGIISHVDALKERVDVQIKVHKKSGLGYSELSPTYKVKRE; encoded by the coding sequence ATGAAAATATTGTCGCTACGTTTTGAAAATATAAATTCATTGAAAGGGCAATGGTTTATCGATTTTTCTGCATCACCTTTTGACGAATGTGCTTTGTTTGCAATAACAGGAGATACAGGCGCGGGAAAAACCACAATACTCGATGCCATATGTTTAGCGTTGTATCATCAAACGCCGCGAATATCTGTCTCTGAAAGTCAAAATCAATTAATGACACGCCATACCGCTAATTGTCTTGCTGAAGTTGAGTTTGAAGTGAATGGCCAAGGATACCGCGCGTTTTGGAGTCAACGTCGCGCGAAAAACCAGCTCGATGGTAAACTACAAAAACAAGTAACAGAATTGGCTTATCGAGACGGCCGTATCATTGCCAATAAAATTTCTGACGTTAAACAACACATTGAACAAATCACCGGTTTAAATTTTTCACGCTTTACTAAGTCAATGATGCTCTCGCAAGGACAATTTGCGGCATTTTTAAATGCGAGTGATAAAGATCGCGCTGAATTGTTAGAACAGCTTACGGGTACTGAGATTTACAGTATTATCTCACAGCAAGTTTATGAAAACTTTCGTCAAGCTAAAGAACAGTTAACGTTATCGAAAAGCCATTTAGAGCAGCTTGAATTGCTAGACGAAGCAACAAAGCAATCGTATGAACAAGAACAAGCATTACTCGCGACAGAAGAAGCTACATTTATTAAACAAAGGCAAGATTGGTCGCAATTAGCAGACAAACTCAGACAACAACATGAGCTTGAACAACAATCTGTAAAAGCAGAACATGTGCTAAAGGCAGCGAACGAATTGGCACAAGAAAATGCACAACAATTGGCTAAATTAACATTAGCTGAACCAGCCGAAGAGCTGCGAAATGTATTCGGAGACTTTAAGCTTCATCAGGCTCAATTGCAGGAACTAAATAGTGCAATTGAGCAAAAAAATACCAATATGGCTGAGCTAGAGAAAGCGGTTAACGAGCAGCAAGATGCTCTTGCTGCTTACCAAAAATTGCATGATAGTACGCTTGAGACTATTGCAAACAAAGAGTCATTGTTAGTCTCTCAGGTGATACCGCTAGATAGCCAGTTATCGTTAATAAAAGAACAAAAAGAGAATACCCAACAGGCGATAACCCAGAGTATTGAAGCACAAAAAAATGCCGAACAGCAGTTGTCACAAGTTGCCCAAGAACAGCAGCGTCAGCAAGCACAATTTTCTCAATTACAGCAAAGGTTACAGCGTGTTGCCTATGCAGATACACTTAGCAATAAATTACCTTTGTGGCGTCACCAAGAGCAATCACTTTTACAACAAGCACAACAACAAACAACACTTTTAGATAAATACAAAAAAAATGAAGAACAATATCAACAAGCGATAAATCAAGAGAAATCCTTGTTAGCTGACATTGAAGCTGAAAAAACGCCTTTACAGCAACAACAATCACAGTTGCAAGACACAATTGAACGTCAAAAAGCTTTGTTAGCAACCTTTGATTGTCAGACTGAAAATGAACTGCATCAGTTAGCATCTACGAAACAACAATTTGGGCAGCGACTTAACGATTGTTTAAATAGTGCCGCGAATATTGCGACTACAGAGCAACACGTTATTGAAGTAAATCAGCAAATCTTAGCGAAAACGCAACAGTTGCAAACAACCGAGCGCTCGCTTATCGACTGTCGTGAGCGTTTTAAAGCCGTTAAACAACAATTAAAAGATGTGGAGCTCATTGTAAATCAGCAGCAGGCAATATTGTCTTTAGCACATCACCGAGCTAATTTATTGCCTAATGACGCTTGTCCGTTATGTGGTGCTACCGAGCATCCCTTAATTGAAGAATATCAGCAAGTGCAACCTGACGAACATCAACAAAGGTTAACTGCGCTAAGCAGTGACTTACAGCGGATTGAGAAAGAAGGTAAGGGCATTAACTCTGATTATGACCGGTTAGCAAGTGCAATAGAGACATTGAAAAACCAGCAGCAAAGTCTTTTACAGCAACAAGCGAGTAACGTTCAACAGTTAGCTGAAAAGTCAGACTATTTACCTGAAAATACCGTAGTTACTGACAATAGTTCAACGATCAATAACCTTAATCAGTTACTTGTAAGTAATAATACGAGCATTGAGAAGCTCAATGAAGCGCTTGGTAAACTTACGATTATCAATCGTGAAGTAGAACAATTACAACAAACAATTCAGGCTGCACAAAAACAATATGATGAGAAAATAAATCAACAGACATTGACGACTAACCAAATAGCCGCGCAACAACAATCATTACAACAACTTACTCAGCAAATTCAGGAAAGCGAACAGCAGTGTGTAGCGTCAACGCAACAATTAAAAGCTGACATTTCTTCTATTGTTGGTGATGAGCCTCTGCCGTTTATGTCTACTGATGGTGAAAGTATTGAGCTTGGTAAGTTTAGTCAATGGTTAGCAGATAAAAGTACGTTGCTTGAAGGTTGGCGCCAAGATAAAGAGATGTTAGTAAGTATTGAAAAATCACTTGTCGAATTTAACCATCAATTCGCACAATTTACACAACAGATAGAGCGCCTGAAGCAAGAAAAAGAAAAACAACAACAACAGCTTATCAGCATAAATAGTGAGTTAGATACTTTATATAAAAAACGTAGTGAGCTCGTCGGTGAAGCAGCCGTTGAAGACATTCGTGCAGATCTTGATTTACAAAAAACGGAAGCAAATAACGTACTCAAGCTTAAACAAGAAGGGTTACAAGAGGTACATGCGCAATTAACGAGTACACGCGCAATAGTTGTTAACCTTACGGAGCAATTACAACAGCAGAAGGTTAAACTTGAACAAGCAACAACAGCATGGGAAAAGGCGTTATCGCAAAGCCAGTTTACTACGCTAGAAGATGTTGAAAGTGCGTTAATGGGGAGCAGTGAAAGACAAAAAATAGCGACAATTGCCAAAGAAATAGAACAAAAACATCAACAGGCTGAGCATTTAAAAAATGATGTAAGCAATCGTAAGGCCATGTTATTACCTGAAATAGCAGCACTTAAAAAACGTGAAATTCACGCGGAAGATGTATCGCAATGCCAAGATAAACTGGCGAACATTGAACGCTCGCTAAAAGAGTTACAGCTTAATTTAGGCCGTATACAAGCGACTCTTGCACAAGACGAAAAACAACGTAAAAAACAGTTAACCTTGATTGACGATATTGAAAAGTCACAGCAGCACCATGATGATTTATCACACCTAAATGGCTTAATCGGCTCAGCAAGCGGTGACAAGTTTAGGCGTTTTGCCCAAGGATTAACGTTGAATCACCTCGTTTACTTAGCTAATCATCGTCTTGAAAAATTGCATGGTCGTTATTTATTACAATGTAATAGTGAGGAAAAGTTAGCGTTAGCCGTTATTGATACTTGGCAAGCTGATACGGTACGGGATACCAAAACACTCTCTGGTGGAGAGTCATTTTTAGTAAGCTTAGCACTAGCGCTAGCACTTTCAGATCTTGCTAGTGCCAAGACACAAATTGACTCTTTGTTTCTTGATGAAGGATTTGGCACGCTCGATAACGAAACATTAGAAATAGCGTTAGATGCGCTTGATAACTTAAATGCAAGTGGCAAAATGATTGGGATTATTAGTCATGTTGATGCTTTAAAAGAGCGAGTGGATGTGCAAATTAAGGTGCATAAAAAGTCTGGACTTGGCTACAGTGAATTATCGCCAACGTACAAAGTAAAGCGCGAGTAG
- a CDS encoding DMT family transporter has protein sequence MEIWIYFTLLAAFMQAVRTAGQKQLGQYLNAMATTSVRYVYALPFAYLYLFVLLDVREQSIPNLNNTFLMYALIASVMQIIGTACLVAAFNYRNFAVATSLAKTEAIQVAILGALLFSASLSVLGWVSVIIGVLGVLIVSKVQFTFNDVFRNPGAGFGLASGLGLAITTLLIRESSLALNSDLMISAAVTLVFMITVQSILSLAYVYVQNKQQINVMMSQWRLCLFVGITSVLGSIGWFTGASFQNAAYVKALGQVEFFITLILTYRIFKERISLKEYIGMFLIMLSVVILLLWA, from the coding sequence GTGGAAATTTGGATTTACTTTACCTTACTCGCTGCATTTATGCAGGCTGTTCGTACGGCAGGGCAAAAGCAACTGGGTCAATACTTAAATGCCATGGCAACGACAAGCGTAAGATATGTTTATGCATTGCCTTTTGCATACCTTTACTTATTCGTGTTACTCGATGTTCGTGAACAATCGATACCAAATTTAAATAATACCTTTCTAATGTATGCGCTTATCGCAAGTGTTATGCAAATTATTGGTACTGCTTGCTTAGTTGCTGCATTTAATTACCGTAATTTTGCCGTCGCTACTAGTTTAGCGAAAACCGAAGCAATTCAAGTTGCCATTTTAGGTGCGTTGCTATTTTCGGCTTCGTTAAGTGTATTAGGCTGGGTGTCGGTTATCATTGGCGTACTAGGTGTACTTATCGTGTCAAAGGTACAATTTACGTTTAATGATGTGTTTAGAAACCCAGGCGCAGGTTTTGGATTAGCATCAGGTCTCGGACTTGCGATTACAACGTTATTGATAAGAGAATCAAGTCTTGCGTTAAACAGTGATTTAATGATTAGTGCTGCGGTTACACTGGTATTTATGATCACAGTGCAATCAATTTTATCGCTAGCCTATGTATATGTTCAAAACAAACAACAGATCAACGTAATGATGAGCCAGTGGCGCTTATGTTTGTTTGTTGGTATTACAAGTGTACTAGGCTCTATTGGTTGGTTTACTGGTGCGAGCTTTCAAAACGCGGCTTATGTTAAGGCACTTGGGCAAGTAGAGTTTTTTATTACACTCATATTGACCTATCGTATATTTAAAGAGCGGATTAGTTTAAAAGAATATATTGGTATGTTTTTAATCATGCTGAGTGTTGTGATTCTTTTACTTTGGGCGTAG
- a CDS encoding FKBP-type peptidyl-prolyl cis-trans isomerase, with protein sequence MNISDNKVVQFHYTLKDDQGQEIESSNGSDPLAYLHGHKNMIVGVEKALTDKKVGDKFSVTVEPADGYGERDENAVQRVPAKHLQGAKKWRPGMQAVVQTEQGARQVTVIKAGRFMVDVDVNHPLAGKTITFDIEVIDVREATEDEISHGHAHGVGGHQH encoded by the coding sequence ATGAACATTTCAGACAACAAAGTTGTACAGTTTCATTACACACTAAAAGATGATCAAGGGCAGGAGATTGAATCTTCAAACGGTAGTGATCCTCTCGCTTATCTTCACGGTCATAAAAATATGATCGTTGGTGTTGAAAAAGCATTAACAGACAAGAAAGTTGGTGATAAGTTTTCTGTCACTGTTGAACCTGCTGACGGCTATGGTGAACGCGATGAAAACGCTGTACAGCGTGTCCCTGCAAAGCATTTACAAGGCGCTAAAAAGTGGCGACCTGGCATGCAAGCAGTTGTACAAACTGAACAAGGTGCTCGTCAAGTAACCGTGATTAAAGCAGGTCGCTTCATGGTTGATGTGGATGTGAATCACCCGTTAGCCGGTAAAACCATTACGTTTGATATTGAAGTTATTGATGTACGTGAAGCTACCGAAGATGAAATTTCACATGGTCATGCTCATGGCGTTGGTGGTCATCAGCACTAA
- a CDS encoding tetratricopeptide repeat protein, giving the protein MDAKATSGLTKKSRTFTLGTWTVDGDSNQLLNEDKRYTIEPKMMDVLIYLCQNAGETVSAEQLLIACWAGTFYGDAPVQKCIAGLRKKLGCNAKNPTYIETIYRRGYKIIATVTFPTNAKQVSPRKALENWTDGSPYLGLNTFNERHSAIYFGRTKAIVDIIAHLKASIKRPNNFLLVLGKSGSGKSSLMRAGVLPYLTSESGFSQLRVTNYHIVTPSQSIDETPTATLIYALQKLSLIKNHLTIQTLISSVEADPSQLKSALHCNKDVNVEKMNLDKGQQVHAYKLLVIDQFERFLLDENLTISAKQNLVACLEQIAHCDQLLFTAMLRNDFYAECLDVKGFYELKDQGKQYDLKAPTPVEITRMIRNPAIAAGLSFEHDETRKEYLDEILLEAAVKNPDALPLLEYTLDLLYQQRSDENVLLLSAYHKMGGIEGAIAQQAEKVFNSLPANIQACWDNIMHALIQVDHKNKYNVTARKLPMSFFKAPAEKQFIQHFLNARLFVTIIQTNTGEQRSYNAENNEVSTTTNSDIQYISIAHEALLKHWQRIKQWLSNNRVAIHRREQLADDCVYWLNNNKANDALLNSRQKVLDAEELIAYHGITLNEDELTFIARSKRYRERRRMFFSFAVIALIGFSLLSWFQATQVAKERDIALSQSQRTKAISKFLTETLAASSPFVAKGKEVSLIDVLNEATNKLNDANQGDHPPYVDALLHKTLGLIYIDLGKIKPAEQHLFKGLSIYKENQLEKNEDYLGLLFNLSRLNVLKYGSDNNLPLIKETIAVSKQVYGEDHKDTLGALDNLGTYYLDNNEFALAEDIFMQVYQRRTALFGADFRHTLYSIENLGDLYYAQQAFERSEQYYQRCVDKWLANSDFNNPYTLYCLKGVALSKLAKGQYQQAEDLLLKHIDIAVRVFGDEHPEVLTAQHYLAVLYQSTERYEQAEKLFRQTLQTRIQVLGENHKATRNTKSHLAQLLNE; this is encoded by the coding sequence ATGGATGCTAAAGCCACCTCAGGCCTAACCAAAAAATCACGTACTTTTACCTTAGGCACTTGGACAGTTGATGGCGATTCAAACCAACTTCTGAATGAAGATAAACGCTACACCATCGAGCCTAAAATGATGGATGTGTTGATTTATCTTTGTCAAAATGCGGGTGAAACAGTGAGTGCAGAGCAGTTACTTATTGCTTGTTGGGCTGGCACCTTTTATGGTGATGCTCCTGTACAAAAGTGCATAGCAGGCTTAAGAAAAAAGTTAGGCTGTAACGCTAAAAACCCTACTTATATTGAAACAATTTATCGCCGTGGCTATAAAATTATTGCAACGGTAACGTTTCCAACTAATGCTAAGCAAGTCTCACCACGTAAAGCGCTAGAAAACTGGACGGATGGGTCTCCGTATCTAGGGTTAAATACCTTTAATGAACGCCATAGTGCAATTTATTTTGGTCGAACTAAAGCGATTGTTGATATTATTGCGCATTTAAAAGCAAGTATAAAAAGGCCCAATAATTTTCTGTTGGTCTTGGGAAAAAGTGGCAGTGGAAAATCATCATTGATGCGAGCAGGGGTACTGCCTTACCTTACTAGTGAATCTGGGTTTTCTCAGTTACGTGTCACTAATTACCATATTGTAACGCCGAGCCAAAGTATTGATGAAACCCCTACAGCAACACTGATTTATGCGTTACAAAAATTATCATTAATAAAAAACCATTTAACCATACAAACGTTAATTTCCAGCGTTGAAGCTGACCCATCGCAACTGAAAAGCGCGTTACATTGTAATAAAGATGTAAATGTTGAAAAAATGAACCTAGATAAAGGACAACAGGTTCACGCGTATAAATTATTAGTGATTGATCAATTTGAACGTTTCTTATTAGACGAGAATCTTACTATCAGTGCAAAACAGAATTTGGTCGCTTGCTTAGAACAAATAGCCCACTGTGACCAATTGCTTTTTACTGCAATGCTAAGAAATGATTTTTACGCGGAATGTCTTGATGTAAAAGGCTTCTATGAATTGAAAGATCAAGGAAAGCAATATGACTTAAAAGCCCCTACGCCTGTTGAAATTACCCGAATGATCAGAAACCCAGCGATTGCAGCGGGATTAAGCTTTGAACACGATGAAACACGTAAAGAATACTTAGATGAAATATTACTTGAGGCCGCAGTAAAAAATCCTGATGCGCTTCCTCTTTTAGAATATACCTTGGACTTACTCTACCAACAACGCAGTGACGAGAATGTTTTATTACTTAGTGCATACCATAAAATGGGAGGAATAGAGGGGGCAATAGCCCAACAAGCCGAAAAAGTGTTCAATAGTTTACCTGCTAACATTCAAGCATGTTGGGATAATATTATGCATGCGTTGATTCAAGTCGATCATAAAAATAAATATAATGTGACGGCGCGTAAGCTTCCAATGAGTTTTTTTAAAGCGCCTGCTGAAAAACAATTTATTCAGCATTTTCTCAATGCACGTTTATTTGTCACTATTATTCAGACAAATACAGGGGAACAACGCAGCTATAACGCAGAAAATAACGAAGTATCCACTACGACAAACAGCGATATTCAATATATCAGTATCGCGCATGAAGCATTATTGAAGCATTGGCAACGCATTAAGCAATGGCTAAGCAATAACCGTGTCGCGATTCATCGTAGAGAACAACTGGCCGATGATTGTGTTTATTGGCTAAACAACAATAAAGCTAATGATGCGTTGCTTAACTCTCGACAAAAGGTGCTCGATGCGGAAGAATTAATAGCGTACCACGGCATAACACTAAACGAAGATGAACTTACGTTTATCGCCCGTTCTAAACGTTATCGAGAACGACGAAGAATGTTTTTTAGCTTTGCGGTTATTGCACTTATTGGGTTTAGTTTACTTTCTTGGTTTCAAGCCACACAAGTGGCGAAAGAGCGAGACATTGCACTATCTCAAAGTCAACGTACCAAGGCAATTTCAAAGTTTTTAACAGAAACATTAGCGGCAAGCAGCCCATTTGTCGCCAAAGGTAAAGAAGTATCACTCATTGACGTGCTTAATGAGGCAACGAATAAATTAAATGATGCCAATCAAGGAGATCATCCTCCTTATGTTGATGCTTTACTTCATAAAACATTAGGGTTGATTTACATTGACCTTGGTAAAATAAAACCAGCTGAACAACACTTATTTAAAGGTTTATCGATATACAAAGAAAATCAATTAGAAAAAAATGAAGATTACTTGGGGTTATTATTCAACCTTAGTCGGCTGAATGTATTAAAATATGGCAGTGATAATAACTTGCCTTTGATTAAAGAAACCATTGCCGTAAGTAAACAGGTATATGGTGAAGATCATAAAGATACTTTAGGGGCATTAGATAACCTAGGTACATATTATTTAGATAATAATGAATTTGCCTTGGCTGAAGATATTTTTATGCAGGTATATCAAAGGCGAACTGCATTATTTGGTGCTGACTTTCGTCACACACTGTATTCTATCGAAAATCTTGGTGATCTTTACTATGCTCAACAAGCCTTTGAACGATCTGAGCAATATTACCAACGTTGCGTTGATAAATGGTTAGCGAATTCGGATTTTAACAACCCTTATACATTGTACTGTTTGAAAGGGGTAGCTTTATCTAAATTAGCGAAAGGGCAATATCAACAAGCGGAAGATTTATTGCTCAAACATATCGACATTGCAGTGCGTGTGTTTGGCGATGAACACCCAGAAGTATTAACTGCACAGCATTATTTAGCCGTGCTTTATCAATCGACTGAAAGATATGAGCAAGCTGAAAAATTATTTCGCCAGACCCTTCAAACTAGAATACAAGTATTAGGTGAGAACCATAAAGCAACCCGAAATACCAAATCACATTTAGCGCAGTTATTAAATGAATAA
- the sbcD gene encoding exonuclease subunit SbcD has product MAFRILHTSDWHLGQHFYGKSRAKEHQKFIRWLLAEVEKTKVDAVIVAGDIFDTGTPPSYARELYFEFVVALNKRNCAAIILAGNHDSVAMLNESASLLKTLNCHVVVRAQDITQAPEQLIYLENSEQERAVVCAVPFIRPRDVMTSMAGQTAKEKQQQLQQAIANHYQQLVAKAKNDMAPDTAVIATGHLTTVGASCSDSVRDIYIGTLDAFPASEFPTVDYLALGHIHRPQIIAKQEHIRYCGSPISLSFDETQQTKHVNLVSFEKGKMIACEPIEIPNFQAMATIKTSLEQLEEQVEALLEQLSLHEDEVLWLDVELSQGDYLLDLTARVQEILAAYPVEILLVRKAKKARFELTPQDKITLDELNVYDVFKARLALENWSEDDALAQRLTTLFEQVKAQCEQKDTDEDEKNEAVS; this is encoded by the coding sequence ATGGCATTTAGGATACTACACACTTCTGATTGGCACTTAGGCCAGCATTTTTACGGCAAAAGCAGGGCAAAAGAACATCAAAAATTCATCCGCTGGTTGCTTGCTGAAGTAGAAAAAACAAAGGTTGATGCAGTTATCGTTGCTGGTGATATTTTTGACACGGGTACACCACCAAGTTACGCCAGAGAGTTATATTTTGAATTTGTCGTCGCCTTAAATAAACGTAATTGTGCCGCTATTATTCTAGCAGGAAATCATGATTCTGTAGCAATGCTAAACGAATCAGCCAGTTTGTTAAAAACGTTGAATTGTCATGTTGTGGTTCGAGCACAAGATATAACACAAGCACCAGAACAGTTAATTTATTTAGAAAATAGTGAGCAAGAACGTGCTGTTGTTTGTGCTGTTCCCTTTATTCGTCCACGCGATGTAATGACAAGTATGGCAGGGCAAACGGCTAAAGAAAAACAGCAACAACTACAACAGGCGATTGCAAATCATTACCAACAGTTAGTCGCAAAAGCAAAAAACGACATGGCTCCTGATACTGCAGTTATTGCTACAGGTCACCTAACAACCGTTGGTGCCAGTTGTAGCGATTCCGTTAGAGATATATACATTGGTACATTAGACGCGTTTCCTGCAAGTGAGTTTCCAACTGTTGACTACCTAGCCTTAGGGCATATTCACCGGCCACAAATCATCGCTAAACAAGAACATATTCGTTATTGCGGATCTCCTATTTCACTGAGCTTTGATGAAACTCAGCAAACGAAACATGTAAATTTAGTCAGTTTTGAAAAAGGTAAAATGATTGCGTGTGAGCCGATTGAAATTCCTAATTTTCAAGCAATGGCAACAATCAAAACATCGCTTGAGCAGCTTGAAGAACAGGTTGAGGCGTTACTTGAACAGTTGTCTTTGCATGAAGACGAAGTATTGTGGCTAGACGTTGAGCTCAGTCAGGGGGATTATTTACTCGATTTAACCGCTAGAGTGCAAGAAATTTTAGCGGCATACCCTGTTGAAATATTACTTGTAAGAAAAGCGAAAAAAGCACGCTTTGAACTTACACCTCAAGACAAAATTACCTTAGACGAACTAAACGTTTATGACGTCTTTAAGGCGCGATTAGCCTTAGAAAATTGGTCAGAAGACGATGCGTTAGCACAGCGTTTAACAACATTGTTTGAACAGGTGAAAGCACAATGTGAGCAAAAAGATACTGATGAAGACGAAAAGAATGAGGCAGTATCATGA
- a CDS encoding metal-dependent hydrolase family protein → MKTTIKTGCLALLTGCLITGAASAQTTVIHAGKLLAMPGETPLSNYSVIIDNGKITAVKQGFVTPDSAKVIDLRNSFVLPGLMDMHVHLQGELGPNNDSDSLRASDADYLVKSIHFAEKTLLAGFTTVRDLGSKPEQIYALRDGIEKGLLTGPRIVAAGSSVAVTGGHGDVDGMNPDILKMRTPETICDGADDCRRATRHAIKYGADVIKITSTGGVLSDTNTGTGQQMADDELKEVVETAHALGRKIASHAHAAAGINAALRAGVDSIEHGSYADKESIKLFKQSGAYLVPTLMAGDTVVDLAKKTTFMSKTIREKAIRVGGDMIKNFTRAHKAGVKIAYGTDSGVSPHGNNGKEALLMHETGMNAQDIIVSATVNSADLIGKSNQLGTIEAGKFADIIATHGSPLKDIKELMDVDFVMKSGIVHKQK, encoded by the coding sequence ATGAAAACAACAATAAAAACTGGCTGTTTAGCATTATTAACGGGCTGCTTAATAACGGGGGCAGCGTCGGCTCAAACAACGGTTATTCATGCCGGCAAGCTATTAGCAATGCCAGGTGAAACACCTCTTAGTAATTACTCTGTTATTATAGACAATGGCAAAATAACGGCAGTCAAACAGGGGTTCGTTACGCCAGATAGTGCGAAAGTCATAGATTTACGTAATAGTTTTGTTTTACCAGGGTTAATGGATATGCATGTTCATTTACAAGGTGAACTTGGGCCTAATAATGATAGCGATAGTTTGCGTGCTTCTGATGCTGATTACTTAGTTAAAAGCATTCATTTTGCAGAAAAAACCTTATTAGCCGGTTTTACAACTGTGCGCGATCTTGGTAGTAAACCTGAACAAATATATGCGTTACGTGACGGTATAGAAAAAGGGCTGCTTACCGGACCAAGAATAGTCGCTGCAGGAAGCAGTGTGGCTGTTACTGGCGGTCATGGGGATGTTGATGGTATGAACCCTGATATTTTAAAAATGCGCACCCCTGAAACTATTTGTGATGGTGCTGATGATTGTCGTAGAGCGACGCGTCATGCCATTAAATATGGCGCAGATGTCATTAAGATCACATCAACAGGTGGCGTGTTATCTGACACTAATACCGGCACGGGTCAACAAATGGCAGATGATGAGTTAAAAGAAGTTGTTGAAACTGCTCATGCCTTAGGTCGAAAAATAGCAAGTCATGCTCATGCTGCTGCTGGTATTAATGCAGCATTACGAGCAGGAGTAGACAGTATTGAGCACGGTAGTTATGCCGACAAAGAAAGCATTAAACTGTTTAAGCAATCGGGCGCTTATCTTGTTCCAACGTTAATGGCAGGCGATACCGTTGTTGATCTTGCGAAAAAAACAACCTTTATGTCCAAAACCATTCGTGAAAAAGCGATTCGTGTTGGTGGCGATATGATCAAAAACTTTACTCGGGCGCACAAAGCCGGTGTAAAAATAGCCTATGGTACCGACAGTGGCGTATCCCCACATGGCAATAATGGTAAAGAAGCCTTGCTAATGCATGAAACAGGTATGAATGCTCAAGATATTATAGTTTCTGCTACGGTTAATAGTGCTGACTTGATCGGTAAATCAAACCAATTAGGTACAATTGAAGCGGGAAAGTTTGCTGATATTATTGCTACGCATGGCAGTCCATTAAAAGATATTAAAGAATTAATGGATGTCGACTTTGTAATGAAGTCAGGTATTGTCCATAAACAAAAATAG